A single genomic interval of Pseudorca crassidens isolate mPseCra1 chromosome 19, mPseCra1.hap1, whole genome shotgun sequence harbors:
- the MIF4GD gene encoding MIF4G domain-containing protein isoform X9: protein MYRTEGPLVFYKGLNPTLIAIFPYAGFQFSFYSSLKHAYEWAMPAEGKKNGAVISPNLGKSCCSWMVMGEPRREEYKMQSFDAATQQLLKTALKDPGAVDLEKVANVIVDHSLQDCVFSKEAGRMCYAIIQAESKQAGQSVFRRGLLNRLQQEYQAREQLRARSLQGWVCYVTFICNIFDYLRVNNMPMMALVNPVYDCLFRLAQPDSLSKEEEVDCLVLQLHRVGEQLEKMNGQRMDELFVLIRDGFLLPTGLSSLAQLLLLEIIEFRAAGWKTTPAAHKYYYSEVSD from the exons ATGTACAGGACCGAAGGCCCCTTGGTCTTCTACAAAGGCTTGAACCCCACCTTGATCGCCATCTTCCCCTACGCTGGGTTCCAGTTCTCCTTCTACAGCTCCTTGAAGCACGCGTATGAGTGGGCCATGCCAGCCGAAGGAAAGAAAAACG GTGCTGTCATTAGTCCCAACCTCGGAAAGAGCTGCTGCAGCTGGATGGTCATGGGGGAGCCCAGGAGAGAGGAGTATAAAATGCAGTCTTTTGATGCAGCGACACAGCAGCTGCTGAAGACAGCCCTCAAAG ATCCAGGTGCCGTGGACTTGGAGAAAGTGGCCAATGTGATTGTGGACCATTCTCTGCAGGACTGTGTATTCAGCAAGGAAGCAGGACGCATGTGCTACGCCATCATTCAG GCAGAGAGCAAGCAAGCAGGCCAGAGTGTCTTCCGCCGCGGACTCCTCAACCGGCTGCAGCAGGAGTACCAGGCTCGGGAGCAGCTTCGAGCCCGCTCCCTGCAGGGCTGGGTCTGCTATGTCACCTTTATCTGCAACATCTTTGACTACCTGAGG GTGAACAACATGCCCATGATGGCCCTGGTGAACCCTGTCTACGACTGCCTCTTCCGGCTGGCCCAGCCCGACAGTCTGagcaaggaggaggag GTGGACTGCCTGGTGCTGCAGCTGCACCGGGTCGGAGAGCAGCTGGAGAAGATGAATGGGCAGCGCATGGATGAGCTCTTTGTCCTGATCCGGGATGGCTTCCTGCTCCCAACCGGCCTCAGCTCCCTggcccagctgctgctgctggagaTCATCGAGTTCCGGGCAGCTGGCTGGAAGACGACCCCGGCCGCGCACAAGTATTACTATAGCGAGGTCTCTGACTAG
- the MIF4GD gene encoding MIF4G domain-containing protein isoform X5: MVGYDPRADGRNVSNLEVAVAGSVSGLVTRVLISPLDVIKIRFQLQIERLSRSDPNAKYHGILQAGRQILQEEGPTAFWKGHIPAQLLSIGYGAVQVYKTLRNAVVTMYRTEGPLVFYKGLNPTLIAIFPYAGFQFSFYSSLKHAYEWAMPAEGKKNGAVISPNLGKSCCSWMVMGEPRREEYKMQSFDAATQQLLKTALKDPGAVDLEKVANVIVDHSLQDCVFSKEAGRMCYAIIQAESKQAGQSVFRRGLLNRLQQEYQAREQLRARSLQGWVCYVTFICNIFDYLRVNNMPMMALVNPVYDCLFRLAQPDSLSKEEEVDCLVLQLHRVGEQLEKMNGQRMDELFVLIRDGFLLPTGLSSLAQLLLLEIIEFRAAGWKTTPAAHKYYYSEVSD, from the exons ATGGTGGGCTATGACCCCAGAGCAGACGGCAGGAATGTCTCCAATCTCGAGGTGGCCGTGGCTGGGTCTGTGTCTGGACTTGTCACTCGGGTGCTGATCAGCCCCTTGGATGTCATCAAGATCCGCTTCCAG CTTCAGATTGAGCGCCTTTCTCGCAGTGACCCCAACGCGAAATACCACGGGATCCTGCAGGCTGGGAGACAGATTTTGCAAGAGGAGGGCCCAACAGCATTCTGGAAAGGACACATCCCAGCCCAGCTTCTCTCCATAGGCTATGGAGCTGTCCAA GTCTATAAAACCCTGCGAAACGCCGTGGTGACCATGTACAGGACCGAAGGCCCCTTGGTCTTCTACAAAGGCTTGAACCCCACCTTGATCGCCATCTTCCCCTACGCTGGGTTCCAGTTCTCCTTCTACAGCTCCTTGAAGCACGCGTATGAGTGGGCCATGCCAGCCGAAGGAAAGAAAAACG GTGCTGTCATTAGTCCCAACCTCGGAAAGAGCTGCTGCAGCTGGATGGTCATGGGGGAGCCCAGGAGAGAGGAGTATAAAATGCAGTCTTTTGATGCAGCGACACAGCAGCTGCTGAAGACAGCCCTCAAAG ATCCAGGTGCCGTGGACTTGGAGAAAGTGGCCAATGTGATTGTGGACCATTCTCTGCAGGACTGTGTATTCAGCAAGGAAGCAGGACGCATGTGCTACGCCATCATTCAG GCAGAGAGCAAGCAAGCAGGCCAGAGTGTCTTCCGCCGCGGACTCCTCAACCGGCTGCAGCAGGAGTACCAGGCTCGGGAGCAGCTTCGAGCCCGCTCCCTGCAGGGCTGGGTCTGCTATGTCACCTTTATCTGCAACATCTTTGACTACCTGAGG GTGAACAACATGCCCATGATGGCCCTGGTGAACCCTGTCTACGACTGCCTCTTCCGGCTGGCCCAGCCCGACAGTCTGagcaaggaggaggag GTGGACTGCCTGGTGCTGCAGCTGCACCGGGTCGGAGAGCAGCTGGAGAAGATGAATGGGCAGCGCATGGATGAGCTCTTTGTCCTGATCCGGGATGGCTTCCTGCTCCCAACCGGCCTCAGCTCCCTggcccagctgctgctgctggagaTCATCGAGTTCCGGGCAGCTGGCTGGAAGACGACCCCGGCCGCGCACAAGTATTACTATAGCGAGGTCTCTGACTAG
- the MIF4GD gene encoding MIF4G domain-containing protein isoform X6: MELSNFCRLKCSPSWCTGPACATPETSPCILCVAACLPVWPPSPYILWTCYAPALQRRVYKTLRNAVVTMYRTEGPLVFYKGLNPTLIAIFPYAGFQFSFYSSLKHAYEWAMPAEGKKNGAVISPNLGKSCCSWMVMGEPRREEYKMQSFDAATQQLLKTALKDPGAVDLEKVANVIVDHSLQDCVFSKEAGRMCYAIIQAESKQAGQSVFRRGLLNRLQQEYQAREQLRARSLQGWVCYVTFICNIFDYLRVNNMPMMALVNPVYDCLFRLAQPDSLSKEEEVDCLVLQLHRVGEQLEKMNGQRMDELFVLIRDGFLLPTGLSSLAQLLLLEIIEFRAAGWKTTPAAHKYYYSEVSD, translated from the exons ATGGAGCTGTCCAA TTTTTGTCGTTTGAAGTGCTCACCGAGCTGGTGCACAGGGCCAGCGTGCGCGACGCCCGAGACTTCTCCGTGCATTTTGTGTGTGGCGGCCTGTCTGCCTGTGTGGCCACCCTCGCCGTACATCCTGTGGACGTGCTACGCACCCGCTTTGCAGCGCAGG GTCTATAAAACCCTGCGAAACGCCGTGGTGACCATGTACAGGACCGAAGGCCCCTTGGTCTTCTACAAAGGCTTGAACCCCACCTTGATCGCCATCTTCCCCTACGCTGGGTTCCAGTTCTCCTTCTACAGCTCCTTGAAGCACGCGTATGAGTGGGCCATGCCAGCCGAAGGAAAGAAAAACG GTGCTGTCATTAGTCCCAACCTCGGAAAGAGCTGCTGCAGCTGGATGGTCATGGGGGAGCCCAGGAGAGAGGAGTATAAAATGCAGTCTTTTGATGCAGCGACACAGCAGCTGCTGAAGACAGCCCTCAAAG ATCCAGGTGCCGTGGACTTGGAGAAAGTGGCCAATGTGATTGTGGACCATTCTCTGCAGGACTGTGTATTCAGCAAGGAAGCAGGACGCATGTGCTACGCCATCATTCAG GCAGAGAGCAAGCAAGCAGGCCAGAGTGTCTTCCGCCGCGGACTCCTCAACCGGCTGCAGCAGGAGTACCAGGCTCGGGAGCAGCTTCGAGCCCGCTCCCTGCAGGGCTGGGTCTGCTATGTCACCTTTATCTGCAACATCTTTGACTACCTGAGG GTGAACAACATGCCCATGATGGCCCTGGTGAACCCTGTCTACGACTGCCTCTTCCGGCTGGCCCAGCCCGACAGTCTGagcaaggaggaggag GTGGACTGCCTGGTGCTGCAGCTGCACCGGGTCGGAGAGCAGCTGGAGAAGATGAATGGGCAGCGCATGGATGAGCTCTTTGTCCTGATCCGGGATGGCTTCCTGCTCCCAACCGGCCTCAGCTCCCTggcccagctgctgctgctggagaTCATCGAGTTCCGGGCAGCTGGCTGGAAGACGACCCCGGCCGCGCACAAGTATTACTATAGCGAGGTCTCTGACTAG
- the MIF4GD gene encoding MIF4G domain-containing protein isoform X8, giving the protein MVGYDPRADGRNVSNLEVAVAGSVSGLVTRVLISPLDVIKIRFQLQIERLSRSDPNAKYHGILQAGRQILQEEGPTAFWKGHIPAQLLSIGYGAVQFLSFEVLTELVHRASVRDARDFSVHFVCGGLSACVATLAVHPVDVLRTRFAAQGEPRVYKTLRNAVVTMYRTEGPLVFYKGLNPTLIAIFPYAGFQFSFYSSLKHAYEWAMPAEGKKNGNFKNLLCGSGAGVISKTLTYPLDLFKKRLQVGGFEQARASFGQVRSYKGLLDCARQVLREEGAQGCFKGLAPSLLKAALSTGFVFFWYELFCNLFHHVKKADS; this is encoded by the exons ATGGTGGGCTATGACCCCAGAGCAGACGGCAGGAATGTCTCCAATCTCGAGGTGGCCGTGGCTGGGTCTGTGTCTGGACTTGTCACTCGGGTGCTGATCAGCCCCTTGGATGTCATCAAGATCCGCTTCCAG CTTCAGATTGAGCGCCTTTCTCGCAGTGACCCCAACGCGAAATACCACGGGATCCTGCAGGCTGGGAGACAGATTTTGCAAGAGGAGGGCCCAACAGCATTCTGGAAAGGACACATCCCAGCCCAGCTTCTCTCCATAGGCTATGGAGCTGTCCAA TTTTTGTCGTTTGAAGTGCTCACCGAGCTGGTGCACAGGGCCAGCGTGCGCGACGCCCGAGACTTCTCCGTGCATTTTGTGTGTGGCGGCCTGTCTGCCTGTGTGGCCACCCTCGCCGTACATCCTGTGGACGTGCTACGCACCCGCTTTGCAGCGCAGGGTGAGCCCAGG GTCTATAAAACCCTGCGAAACGCCGTGGTGACCATGTACAGGACCGAAGGCCCCTTGGTCTTCTACAAAGGCTTGAACCCCACCTTGATCGCCATCTTCCCCTACGCTGGGTTCCAGTTCTCCTTCTACAGCTCCTTGAAGCACGCGTATGAGTGGGCCATGCCAGCCGAAGGAAAGAAAAACG GAAACTTCAAAAACCTGCTTTGTGGCAGTGGAGCTGGAGTCATCAGCAAGACCCTCACGTATCCCCTGGACCTCTTCAAGAAGCGGCTTCAGGTTGGAGGGTTTGAGCAGGCCCGAGCCTCCTTTGGCCAG GTGCGAAGCTACAAGGGCCTCCTGGATTGCGCCAGGCAGGTGCTGCGAGAGGAGGGTGCACAGGGCTGCTTCAAAGGCCTGGCCCCCAGCCTGCTGAAGGCTGCCCTCTCCACCGGCTTTGTGTTCTTCTGGTACGAGCTCTTCTGTAACCTCTTCCACCACGTGAAGAAGGCAGACAGCTAG
- the MIF4GD gene encoding MIF4G domain-containing protein isoform X3, whose protein sequence is MVGYDPRADGRNVSNLEVAVAGSVSGLVTRVLISPLDVIKIRFQLQIERLSRSDPNAKYHGILQAGRQILQEEGPTAFWKGHIPAQLLSIGYGAVQFLSFEVLTELVHRASVRDARDFSVHFVCGGLSACVATLAVHPVDVLRTRFAAQGEPRVYKTLRNAVVTMYRTEGPLVFYKGLNPTLIAIFPYAGFQFSFYSSLKHAYEWAMPAEGKKNGAVISPNLGKSCCSWMVMGEPRREEYKMQSFDAATQQLLKTALKDPGAVDLEKVANVIVDHSLQDCVFSKEAGRMCYAIIQAESKQAGQSVFRRGLLNRLQQEYQAREQLRARSLQGWVCYVTFICNIFDYLRVRPCQPHPVRHRRPVSCATKPGSGPRSPPVGEQHAHDGPGEPCLRLPLPAGPARQSEQGGGGPCPGSPPAAPCRWTAWCCSCTGSESSWRR, encoded by the exons ATGGTGGGCTATGACCCCAGAGCAGACGGCAGGAATGTCTCCAATCTCGAGGTGGCCGTGGCTGGGTCTGTGTCTGGACTTGTCACTCGGGTGCTGATCAGCCCCTTGGATGTCATCAAGATCCGCTTCCAG CTTCAGATTGAGCGCCTTTCTCGCAGTGACCCCAACGCGAAATACCACGGGATCCTGCAGGCTGGGAGACAGATTTTGCAAGAGGAGGGCCCAACAGCATTCTGGAAAGGACACATCCCAGCCCAGCTTCTCTCCATAGGCTATGGAGCTGTCCAA TTTTTGTCGTTTGAAGTGCTCACCGAGCTGGTGCACAGGGCCAGCGTGCGCGACGCCCGAGACTTCTCCGTGCATTTTGTGTGTGGCGGCCTGTCTGCCTGTGTGGCCACCCTCGCCGTACATCCTGTGGACGTGCTACGCACCCGCTTTGCAGCGCAGGGTGAGCCCAGG GTCTATAAAACCCTGCGAAACGCCGTGGTGACCATGTACAGGACCGAAGGCCCCTTGGTCTTCTACAAAGGCTTGAACCCCACCTTGATCGCCATCTTCCCCTACGCTGGGTTCCAGTTCTCCTTCTACAGCTCCTTGAAGCACGCGTATGAGTGGGCCATGCCAGCCGAAGGAAAGAAAAACG GTGCTGTCATTAGTCCCAACCTCGGAAAGAGCTGCTGCAGCTGGATGGTCATGGGGGAGCCCAGGAGAGAGGAGTATAAAATGCAGTCTTTTGATGCAGCGACACAGCAGCTGCTGAAGACAGCCCTCAAAG ATCCAGGTGCCGTGGACTTGGAGAAAGTGGCCAATGTGATTGTGGACCATTCTCTGCAGGACTGTGTATTCAGCAAGGAAGCAGGACGCATGTGCTACGCCATCATTCAG GCAGAGAGCAAGCAAGCAGGCCAGAGTGTCTTCCGCCGCGGACTCCTCAACCGGCTGCAGCAGGAGTACCAGGCTCGGGAGCAGCTTCGAGCCCGCTCCCTGCAGGGCTGGGTCTGCTATGTCACCTTTATCTGCAACATCTTTGACTACCTGAGGGTGAGGCCCTGCCAGCCACATCCTGTGCGGCACAGACGGCCTGTCTCCTGTGCCACTAAGCCGGGCTCTGGCCCACGCTCTCCCCCCGTAGGTGAACAACATGCCCATGATGGCCCTGGTGAACCCTGTCTACGACTGCCTCTTCCGGCTGGCCCAGCCCGACAGTCTGagcaaggaggaggag GGCCCTGCCCGGGGTCACCTCCTGCTGCCCCCTGCAGGTGGACTGCCTGGTGCTGCAGCTGCACCGGGTCGGAGAGCAGCTGGAGAAGATGA
- the MIF4GD gene encoding MIF4G domain-containing protein isoform X1, translated as MVGYDPRADGRNVSNLEVAVAGSVSGLVTRVLISPLDVIKIRFQLQIERLSRSDPNAKYHGILQAGRQILQEEGPTAFWKGHIPAQLLSIGYGAVQFLSFEVLTELVHRASVRDARDFSVHFVCGGLSACVATLAVHPVDVLRTRFAAQGEPRVYKTLRNAVVTMYRTEGPLVFYKGLNPTLIAIFPYAGFQFSFYSSLKHAYEWAMPAEGKKNGAVISPNLGKSCCSWMVMGEPRREEYKMQSFDAATQQLLKTALKDPGAVDLEKVANVIVDHSLQDCVFSKEAGRMCYAIIQAESKQAGQSVFRRGLLNRLQQEYQAREQLRARSLQGWVCYVTFICNIFDYLRVNNMPMMALVNPVYDCLFRLAQPDSLSKEEEVDCLVLQLHRVGEQLEKMNGQRMDELFVLIRDGFLLPTGLSSLAQLLLLEIIEFRAAGWKTTPAAHKYYYSEVSD; from the exons ATGGTGGGCTATGACCCCAGAGCAGACGGCAGGAATGTCTCCAATCTCGAGGTGGCCGTGGCTGGGTCTGTGTCTGGACTTGTCACTCGGGTGCTGATCAGCCCCTTGGATGTCATCAAGATCCGCTTCCAG CTTCAGATTGAGCGCCTTTCTCGCAGTGACCCCAACGCGAAATACCACGGGATCCTGCAGGCTGGGAGACAGATTTTGCAAGAGGAGGGCCCAACAGCATTCTGGAAAGGACACATCCCAGCCCAGCTTCTCTCCATAGGCTATGGAGCTGTCCAA TTTTTGTCGTTTGAAGTGCTCACCGAGCTGGTGCACAGGGCCAGCGTGCGCGACGCCCGAGACTTCTCCGTGCATTTTGTGTGTGGCGGCCTGTCTGCCTGTGTGGCCACCCTCGCCGTACATCCTGTGGACGTGCTACGCACCCGCTTTGCAGCGCAGGGTGAGCCCAGG GTCTATAAAACCCTGCGAAACGCCGTGGTGACCATGTACAGGACCGAAGGCCCCTTGGTCTTCTACAAAGGCTTGAACCCCACCTTGATCGCCATCTTCCCCTACGCTGGGTTCCAGTTCTCCTTCTACAGCTCCTTGAAGCACGCGTATGAGTGGGCCATGCCAGCCGAAGGAAAGAAAAACG GTGCTGTCATTAGTCCCAACCTCGGAAAGAGCTGCTGCAGCTGGATGGTCATGGGGGAGCCCAGGAGAGAGGAGTATAAAATGCAGTCTTTTGATGCAGCGACACAGCAGCTGCTGAAGACAGCCCTCAAAG ATCCAGGTGCCGTGGACTTGGAGAAAGTGGCCAATGTGATTGTGGACCATTCTCTGCAGGACTGTGTATTCAGCAAGGAAGCAGGACGCATGTGCTACGCCATCATTCAG GCAGAGAGCAAGCAAGCAGGCCAGAGTGTCTTCCGCCGCGGACTCCTCAACCGGCTGCAGCAGGAGTACCAGGCTCGGGAGCAGCTTCGAGCCCGCTCCCTGCAGGGCTGGGTCTGCTATGTCACCTTTATCTGCAACATCTTTGACTACCTGAGG GTGAACAACATGCCCATGATGGCCCTGGTGAACCCTGTCTACGACTGCCTCTTCCGGCTGGCCCAGCCCGACAGTCTGagcaaggaggaggag GTGGACTGCCTGGTGCTGCAGCTGCACCGGGTCGGAGAGCAGCTGGAGAAGATGAATGGGCAGCGCATGGATGAGCTCTTTGTCCTGATCCGGGATGGCTTCCTGCTCCCAACCGGCCTCAGCTCCCTggcccagctgctgctgctggagaTCATCGAGTTCCGGGCAGCTGGCTGGAAGACGACCCCGGCCGCGCACAAGTATTACTATAGCGAGGTCTCTGACTAG
- the MIF4GD gene encoding MIF4G domain-containing protein isoform X4, giving the protein MVGYDPRADGRNVSNLEVAVAGSVSGLVTRVLISPLDVIKIRFQLQIERLSRSDPNAKYHGILQAGRQILQEEGPTAFWKGHIPAQLLSIGYGAVQFLSFEVLTELVHRASVRDARDFSVHFVCGGLSACVATLAVHPVDVLRTRFAAQGEPRVYKTLRNAVVTMYRTEGPLVFYKGLNPTLIAIFPYAGFQFSFYSSLKHAYEWAMPAEGKKNGAVISPNLGKSCCSWMVMGEPRREEYKMQSFDAATQQLLKTALKDPGAVDLEKVANVIVDHSLQDCVFSKEAGRMCYAIIQAESKQAGQSVFRRGLLNRLQQEYQAREQLRARSLQGWVCYVTFICNIFDYLRVNNMPMMALVNPVYDCLFRLAQPDSLSKEEEGPARGHLLLPPAGGLPGAAAAPGRRAAGEDEWAAHG; this is encoded by the exons ATGGTGGGCTATGACCCCAGAGCAGACGGCAGGAATGTCTCCAATCTCGAGGTGGCCGTGGCTGGGTCTGTGTCTGGACTTGTCACTCGGGTGCTGATCAGCCCCTTGGATGTCATCAAGATCCGCTTCCAG CTTCAGATTGAGCGCCTTTCTCGCAGTGACCCCAACGCGAAATACCACGGGATCCTGCAGGCTGGGAGACAGATTTTGCAAGAGGAGGGCCCAACAGCATTCTGGAAAGGACACATCCCAGCCCAGCTTCTCTCCATAGGCTATGGAGCTGTCCAA TTTTTGTCGTTTGAAGTGCTCACCGAGCTGGTGCACAGGGCCAGCGTGCGCGACGCCCGAGACTTCTCCGTGCATTTTGTGTGTGGCGGCCTGTCTGCCTGTGTGGCCACCCTCGCCGTACATCCTGTGGACGTGCTACGCACCCGCTTTGCAGCGCAGGGTGAGCCCAGG GTCTATAAAACCCTGCGAAACGCCGTGGTGACCATGTACAGGACCGAAGGCCCCTTGGTCTTCTACAAAGGCTTGAACCCCACCTTGATCGCCATCTTCCCCTACGCTGGGTTCCAGTTCTCCTTCTACAGCTCCTTGAAGCACGCGTATGAGTGGGCCATGCCAGCCGAAGGAAAGAAAAACG GTGCTGTCATTAGTCCCAACCTCGGAAAGAGCTGCTGCAGCTGGATGGTCATGGGGGAGCCCAGGAGAGAGGAGTATAAAATGCAGTCTTTTGATGCAGCGACACAGCAGCTGCTGAAGACAGCCCTCAAAG ATCCAGGTGCCGTGGACTTGGAGAAAGTGGCCAATGTGATTGTGGACCATTCTCTGCAGGACTGTGTATTCAGCAAGGAAGCAGGACGCATGTGCTACGCCATCATTCAG GCAGAGAGCAAGCAAGCAGGCCAGAGTGTCTTCCGCCGCGGACTCCTCAACCGGCTGCAGCAGGAGTACCAGGCTCGGGAGCAGCTTCGAGCCCGCTCCCTGCAGGGCTGGGTCTGCTATGTCACCTTTATCTGCAACATCTTTGACTACCTGAGG GTGAACAACATGCCCATGATGGCCCTGGTGAACCCTGTCTACGACTGCCTCTTCCGGCTGGCCCAGCCCGACAGTCTGagcaaggaggaggag GGCCCTGCCCGGGGTCACCTCCTGCTGCCCCCTGCAGGTGGACTGCCTGGTGCTGCAGCTGCACCGGGTCGGAGAGCAGCTGGAGAAGATGAATGGGCAGCGCATGGATGA
- the MIF4GD gene encoding MIF4G domain-containing protein isoform X2 yields MVGYDPRADGRNVSNLEVAVAGSVSGLVTRVLISPLDVIKIRFQLQIERLSRSDPNAKYHGILQAGRQILQEEGPTAFWKGHIPAQLLSIGYGAVQCSPSWCTGPACATPETSPCILCVAACLPVWPPSPYILWTCYAPALQRRVYKTLRNAVVTMYRTEGPLVFYKGLNPTLIAIFPYAGFQFSFYSSLKHAYEWAMPAEGKKNGAVISPNLGKSCCSWMVMGEPRREEYKMQSFDAATQQLLKTALKDPGAVDLEKVANVIVDHSLQDCVFSKEAGRMCYAIIQAESKQAGQSVFRRGLLNRLQQEYQAREQLRARSLQGWVCYVTFICNIFDYLRVNNMPMMALVNPVYDCLFRLAQPDSLSKEEEVDCLVLQLHRVGEQLEKMNGQRMDELFVLIRDGFLLPTGLSSLAQLLLLEIIEFRAAGWKTTPAAHKYYYSEVSD; encoded by the exons ATGGTGGGCTATGACCCCAGAGCAGACGGCAGGAATGTCTCCAATCTCGAGGTGGCCGTGGCTGGGTCTGTGTCTGGACTTGTCACTCGGGTGCTGATCAGCCCCTTGGATGTCATCAAGATCCGCTTCCAG CTTCAGATTGAGCGCCTTTCTCGCAGTGACCCCAACGCGAAATACCACGGGATCCTGCAGGCTGGGAGACAGATTTTGCAAGAGGAGGGCCCAACAGCATTCTGGAAAGGACACATCCCAGCCCAGCTTCTCTCCATAGGCTATGGAGCTGTCCAA TGCTCACCGAGCTGGTGCACAGGGCCAGCGTGCGCGACGCCCGAGACTTCTCCGTGCATTTTGTGTGTGGCGGCCTGTCTGCCTGTGTGGCCACCCTCGCCGTACATCCTGTGGACGTGCTACGCACCCGCTTTGCAGCGCAGG GTCTATAAAACCCTGCGAAACGCCGTGGTGACCATGTACAGGACCGAAGGCCCCTTGGTCTTCTACAAAGGCTTGAACCCCACCTTGATCGCCATCTTCCCCTACGCTGGGTTCCAGTTCTCCTTCTACAGCTCCTTGAAGCACGCGTATGAGTGGGCCATGCCAGCCGAAGGAAAGAAAAACG GTGCTGTCATTAGTCCCAACCTCGGAAAGAGCTGCTGCAGCTGGATGGTCATGGGGGAGCCCAGGAGAGAGGAGTATAAAATGCAGTCTTTTGATGCAGCGACACAGCAGCTGCTGAAGACAGCCCTCAAAG ATCCAGGTGCCGTGGACTTGGAGAAAGTGGCCAATGTGATTGTGGACCATTCTCTGCAGGACTGTGTATTCAGCAAGGAAGCAGGACGCATGTGCTACGCCATCATTCAG GCAGAGAGCAAGCAAGCAGGCCAGAGTGTCTTCCGCCGCGGACTCCTCAACCGGCTGCAGCAGGAGTACCAGGCTCGGGAGCAGCTTCGAGCCCGCTCCCTGCAGGGCTGGGTCTGCTATGTCACCTTTATCTGCAACATCTTTGACTACCTGAGG GTGAACAACATGCCCATGATGGCCCTGGTGAACCCTGTCTACGACTGCCTCTTCCGGCTGGCCCAGCCCGACAGTCTGagcaaggaggaggag GTGGACTGCCTGGTGCTGCAGCTGCACCGGGTCGGAGAGCAGCTGGAGAAGATGAATGGGCAGCGCATGGATGAGCTCTTTGTCCTGATCCGGGATGGCTTCCTGCTCCCAACCGGCCTCAGCTCCCTggcccagctgctgctgctggagaTCATCGAGTTCCGGGCAGCTGGCTGGAAGACGACCCCGGCCGCGCACAAGTATTACTATAGCGAGGTCTCTGACTAG
- the MIF4GD gene encoding MIF4G domain-containing protein isoform X7 has translation MLTELVHRASVRDARDFSVHFVCGGLSACVATLAVHPVDVLRTRFAAQGEPRVYKTLRNAVVTMYRTEGPLVFYKGLNPTLIAIFPYAGFQFSFYSSLKHAYEWAMPAEGKKNGAVISPNLGKSCCSWMVMGEPRREEYKMQSFDAATQQLLKTALKDPGAVDLEKVANVIVDHSLQDCVFSKEAGRMCYAIIQAESKQAGQSVFRRGLLNRLQQEYQAREQLRARSLQGWVCYVTFICNIFDYLRVNNMPMMALVNPVYDCLFRLAQPDSLSKEEEVDCLVLQLHRVGEQLEKMNGQRMDELFVLIRDGFLLPTGLSSLAQLLLLEIIEFRAAGWKTTPAAHKYYYSEVSD, from the exons A TGCTCACCGAGCTGGTGCACAGGGCCAGCGTGCGCGACGCCCGAGACTTCTCCGTGCATTTTGTGTGTGGCGGCCTGTCTGCCTGTGTGGCCACCCTCGCCGTACATCCTGTGGACGTGCTACGCACCCGCTTTGCAGCGCAGGGTGAGCCCAGG GTCTATAAAACCCTGCGAAACGCCGTGGTGACCATGTACAGGACCGAAGGCCCCTTGGTCTTCTACAAAGGCTTGAACCCCACCTTGATCGCCATCTTCCCCTACGCTGGGTTCCAGTTCTCCTTCTACAGCTCCTTGAAGCACGCGTATGAGTGGGCCATGCCAGCCGAAGGAAAGAAAAACG GTGCTGTCATTAGTCCCAACCTCGGAAAGAGCTGCTGCAGCTGGATGGTCATGGGGGAGCCCAGGAGAGAGGAGTATAAAATGCAGTCTTTTGATGCAGCGACACAGCAGCTGCTGAAGACAGCCCTCAAAG ATCCAGGTGCCGTGGACTTGGAGAAAGTGGCCAATGTGATTGTGGACCATTCTCTGCAGGACTGTGTATTCAGCAAGGAAGCAGGACGCATGTGCTACGCCATCATTCAG GCAGAGAGCAAGCAAGCAGGCCAGAGTGTCTTCCGCCGCGGACTCCTCAACCGGCTGCAGCAGGAGTACCAGGCTCGGGAGCAGCTTCGAGCCCGCTCCCTGCAGGGCTGGGTCTGCTATGTCACCTTTATCTGCAACATCTTTGACTACCTGAGG GTGAACAACATGCCCATGATGGCCCTGGTGAACCCTGTCTACGACTGCCTCTTCCGGCTGGCCCAGCCCGACAGTCTGagcaaggaggaggag GTGGACTGCCTGGTGCTGCAGCTGCACCGGGTCGGAGAGCAGCTGGAGAAGATGAATGGGCAGCGCATGGATGAGCTCTTTGTCCTGATCCGGGATGGCTTCCTGCTCCCAACCGGCCTCAGCTCCCTggcccagctgctgctgctggagaTCATCGAGTTCCGGGCAGCTGGCTGGAAGACGACCCCGGCCGCGCACAAGTATTACTATAGCGAGGTCTCTGACTAG